Proteins encoded in a region of the Streptomyces sp. NBC_00258 genome:
- a CDS encoding bifunctional glycosyltransferase/CDP-glycerol:glycerophosphate glycerophosphotransferase, producing MNEESLPAQGVVPDVSVVVIVYNDETRLPTAVRSVLEQTLRNVEVVIVDDRSTDGSYDVARRLAAEHPGRVRAFQLDRNSGGCGAPRNHGIARARGTYVLFLDSDDVLERNACRNMLEAAETTGADLVSGMCVRVHVDSRNGKEVKWYPWLYAGTRTLESISELPDLLVFDTLSTNKCYRRDFLVGQGLSFPVGIHYEDLLFSAQAYAAARRITLIPNRVYDWNVVDKAATKSISNRRAEIANFAHRMEIHRRVDQLLADKGLLELKFHKDVKFLKHDLVLHLRDLPFRDASYREEFAAIARDYLESIDRAAFDEVEPIHAICAYLLQKSDWDNLLPAVDTLTNRDKISAPMVERDGRIYWCAEHLDDHLDGDFARRVLDVTELGYHTKPVEKMFLRNVLTGYEEAGGTVRLAGHITNPLGVVPPGARLTGELEFAARRKGVRFQIFRFPVATLRHEGETIGWEASADLARGLRPLGIVDAVWDVRLHLDVDGVRTTTRLTASEPGLADGQLSVRPRLTRLVADHVTPEISSRGHLSFRIVTREKVDALVERGVRGAPGRFAKSGYRKAKQVRRRLTSGDTKIRLYHEVFSRLPVKKGLVVFESHLGRQYSDSPKAIYEEMRRQGLDFEAVWSYTGSDPSGFPADATLVRRWSLPYLKALAQAEFWVDNQSYPLKLTKRPGTTYIQTWHGSALKRMGFDEPEWKLRTRPEQAEQQRTLDRFDRFLIRSEHDVRTLARAFRLKEKTLLRVGYPRNDDLVRARRREEEAGLRERGALAAELGLPDDKAVLLYAPTFRQHGGRQRRFELPFDVERFADTFGDRYVLLVRSHYLNHVVLPPSVRGRVLDVSAHHDVTPLLALADGLITDYSSVMFDYALLGRPMFFFAYDYEEYVHEGRGTYFDLLERAPGPVVRTEEELHTALASLDEQAVKYAEAREGFVAEFGEYDKGNAAQSIVDQFFAQWRRG from the coding sequence ATGAACGAGGAATCGCTTCCCGCGCAGGGCGTCGTACCGGACGTATCCGTCGTAGTGATCGTCTACAACGACGAGACACGGCTGCCCACAGCCGTGCGCTCCGTGCTGGAGCAGACCCTGCGGAACGTCGAGGTCGTGATCGTGGACGACCGGAGCACGGACGGGTCGTACGACGTGGCACGGCGGCTGGCCGCCGAGCACCCCGGCCGGGTGAGGGCGTTCCAGCTCGACCGGAACAGCGGAGGATGCGGGGCTCCCCGCAATCACGGCATCGCCCGGGCGCGCGGCACGTACGTCCTCTTCCTCGACAGTGACGACGTACTGGAACGCAACGCATGCCGGAACATGCTGGAGGCGGCCGAGACGACCGGCGCCGACCTGGTCTCCGGGATGTGCGTGCGGGTGCACGTGGACTCACGCAACGGCAAGGAGGTCAAGTGGTACCCCTGGCTGTACGCCGGCACCCGCACCCTGGAGTCGATCTCCGAGCTGCCCGACCTGCTGGTCTTCGACACCCTCTCGACGAACAAGTGCTATCGGCGGGACTTCCTCGTCGGGCAGGGGCTCTCGTTTCCCGTCGGGATCCACTACGAGGACCTGCTCTTCTCCGCTCAGGCCTACGCCGCCGCCCGCCGGATCACCCTCATCCCCAACCGCGTCTACGACTGGAACGTCGTGGACAAGGCCGCGACCAAGTCGATCAGCAACCGGCGTGCGGAGATCGCCAACTTCGCGCACCGGATGGAGATCCATCGCCGGGTCGATCAACTCCTCGCCGACAAGGGCCTGTTGGAGCTGAAGTTCCACAAGGACGTCAAGTTCCTCAAGCACGACCTGGTGCTGCATCTGCGTGACCTGCCGTTCCGGGACGCCTCCTACCGGGAGGAGTTCGCCGCGATCGCCCGCGACTACCTGGAGTCCATCGACCGCGCCGCCTTCGACGAGGTGGAGCCCATCCACGCCATCTGCGCCTATCTGCTGCAGAAGAGCGACTGGGACAACCTGCTGCCGGCCGTGGACACGCTCACCAACCGCGACAAGATCTCCGCGCCGATGGTGGAGCGCGACGGCCGGATCTACTGGTGCGCCGAACACCTCGACGATCACCTCGACGGAGACTTCGCCCGACGCGTCCTCGACGTCACCGAACTCGGCTATCACACGAAGCCCGTCGAGAAGATGTTCCTGCGCAACGTGCTGACCGGGTACGAGGAAGCGGGCGGTACCGTTCGGCTGGCCGGGCACATCACCAACCCCCTCGGTGTCGTTCCGCCCGGCGCCCGGCTCACCGGCGAGCTGGAGTTCGCCGCCCGCCGCAAGGGAGTGCGGTTCCAGATCTTCCGCTTCCCGGTCGCCACCCTGCGGCACGAGGGCGAGACCATCGGCTGGGAGGCGTCGGCCGACCTCGCGCGCGGGCTGCGGCCGCTGGGCATCGTGGACGCGGTGTGGGACGTACGGCTGCATCTCGACGTCGACGGCGTACGCACCACCACCCGCCTCACCGCCTCCGAACCCGGGCTGGCCGACGGGCAGTTGTCCGTCCGGCCCCGGCTCACCCGGCTCGTCGCCGACCACGTCACGCCCGAGATCTCCTCGCGCGGCCATCTCTCCTTCCGGATCGTGACCCGCGAGAAGGTGGACGCGCTCGTCGAGCGGGGTGTGCGGGGCGCGCCCGGCCGGTTCGCCAAGTCCGGGTACCGGAAGGCGAAGCAGGTGCGCAGGAGGCTCACCTCCGGTGACACCAAGATCCGCCTCTACCACGAGGTGTTCAGCCGGCTGCCCGTGAAGAAGGGGCTCGTCGTCTTCGAGAGTCACCTGGGGCGGCAGTACAGCGACAGCCCGAAGGCGATCTACGAGGAGATGCGGCGCCAGGGGCTCGACTTCGAGGCCGTGTGGTCGTACACGGGGAGCGATCCTTCCGGGTTCCCGGCCGACGCCACCCTCGTACGCCGCTGGTCGCTGCCCTATCTGAAGGCGCTGGCGCAGGCCGAGTTCTGGGTCGACAACCAGAGCTATCCGCTGAAGCTCACCAAGCGGCCCGGGACGACGTACATCCAGACCTGGCACGGTTCGGCGCTCAAGCGGATGGGCTTCGACGAGCCCGAGTGGAAGCTCAGGACCCGGCCCGAGCAGGCCGAGCAGCAGCGCACCCTCGACCGCTTCGACCGGTTCCTGATCCGCTCCGAGCACGACGTACGCACCCTCGCCCGGGCGTTCCGCCTCAAGGAGAAGACGCTGCTGAGGGTGGGCTACCCCCGCAACGACGACCTCGTGCGGGCCAGGAGAAGGGAAGAGGAAGCCGGCCTTCGCGAACGCGGGGCGCTCGCCGCAGAGTTGGGGCTTCCCGACGACAAGGCCGTACTGCTGTACGCGCCCACCTTCCGTCAGCACGGGGGCAGGCAGCGGCGGTTCGAGCTGCCCTTCGACGTGGAGCGGTTCGCCGACACGTTCGGCGACCGGTACGTCCTGCTCGTGCGCTCGCACTACCTCAACCACGTCGTGCTCCCGCCGTCCGTGCGCGGGCGCGTCCTCGACGTGTCGGCACACCACGACGTGACCCCGCTGCTCGCGCTCGCCGACGGGCTGATCACCGACTACTCGTCCGTGATGTTCGACTACGCGCTCCTCGGCCGGCCGATGTTCTTCTTCGCGTACGACTACGAGGAGTACGTGCACGAGGGCCGCGGGACCTACTTCGACCTGCTGGAGCGGGCGCCGGGGCCGGTCGTGCGCACCGAGGAGGAACTGCACACCGCTCTTGCCTCCCTGGACGAGCAGGCCGTGAAGTACGCGGAGGCGCGGGAGGGGTTCGTGGCGGAATTCGGCGAGTACGACAAGGGGAACGCCGCCCAGAGCATCGTCGACCAGTTCTTCGCGCAGTGGAGGCGTGGATGA
- a CDS encoding glycosyltransferase, translating to MTLVSTDPQRDVFFVSNSVDELGGVTSWSHQMARLLTGRGHRVHVVGITPPGVVQELGEVPYPMTTLYAGQPPRPGRAREASMREQAVRLTALFRAARPGAVVIVTQVWAMEWVAQADTSGLTVIGMSHESFEYSKASSRFQRVRKYYKDVDRMLALTREDADLWIGQGMNNASFMPNPLPFMPEVPSPRTEKAVVSIGRLHDQKGIDMLLDTWAEVAPRHPDWRLRIYGSGEDEEILKKQCTALGLDSSVDWMGRTSDVPGALRGGSVFVQSSRGEGFPLALMEAMATAVPCAAFDCAPGVHEIVHDGEDGLLATLGNTGELARRLDTLMSDKELRDGMGDRARINIRRYTTTEIVNRWEDLFSFLER from the coding sequence ATGACCCTCGTGAGCACCGATCCGCAGCGGGACGTCTTCTTCGTCTCCAACAGTGTCGACGAGCTGGGCGGAGTGACCAGTTGGTCGCACCAGATGGCCCGGCTCCTCACCGGGCGCGGGCACCGCGTCCATGTCGTCGGCATCACCCCGCCCGGCGTCGTGCAGGAACTCGGCGAAGTGCCCTACCCGATGACGACGTTGTACGCCGGACAGCCGCCGCGGCCCGGCCGGGCGCGTGAGGCGAGCATGCGCGAGCAGGCCGTCAGGCTCACCGCGCTGTTCCGGGCGGCCCGGCCGGGCGCTGTCGTCATCGTCACGCAGGTGTGGGCCATGGAGTGGGTCGCGCAGGCCGACACAAGCGGGCTGACCGTGATCGGCATGAGCCACGAGTCCTTCGAGTACTCGAAGGCGTCCTCGCGCTTCCAGCGGGTGCGGAAGTACTACAAGGACGTCGACCGCATGCTGGCGCTGACCCGCGAGGACGCCGACCTGTGGATCGGACAGGGCATGAACAACGCGTCATTCATGCCGAATCCGCTGCCGTTCATGCCTGAGGTGCCCTCGCCGCGCACCGAGAAGGCGGTCGTCAGCATCGGACGGCTGCACGACCAGAAGGGCATCGACATGCTCCTCGACACCTGGGCGGAGGTCGCGCCGCGCCATCCCGACTGGCGGCTGCGCATCTACGGCTCGGGCGAGGACGAGGAGATCCTGAAGAAGCAGTGCACGGCTCTCGGACTCGACAGCTCCGTGGACTGGATGGGGCGTACGAGCGATGTGCCGGGCGCCCTGCGTGGCGGTTCCGTCTTCGTCCAGTCCTCCCGCGGCGAGGGTTTCCCGCTGGCCCTCATGGAGGCCATGGCGACCGCCGTGCCCTGCGCCGCCTTCGACTGCGCCCCCGGCGTCCACGAGATCGTCCACGACGGCGAGGACGGTCTGCTCGCCACCCTGGGCAACACCGGTGAACTGGCCCGCCGCCTCGACACGTTGATGTCCGACAAGGAGCTGCGGGACGGTATGGGCGACCGGGCCCGCATCAACATCCGGCGTTACACGACGACCGAGATCGTGAACAGGTGGGAGGACCTGTTCAGCTTCCTCGAACGCTGA
- a CDS encoding ABC transporter ATP-binding protein, producing MVYRVNGTGAGRGSATAALNRILRRKKTEQASGVRKVHAVKAVSFTAYRGEAIGLIGTNGSGKSTLLKAVAGLLPVEHGRIYTDGQPSLLGVNAALMNDLTGERNVHLGGLAMGMSREQVRERYQEIVDFSGINEKGDFITLPMRTYSSGMAARLRFSIAAAKDHDVLMIDEALATGDRSFQKRSEARIRELRKSAGTVFLVSHNNKSIRDTCDRVLWLERGELRMDGGTEEVLKEYEKFTGGGGKAP from the coding sequence ATCGTCTACCGCGTCAACGGCACGGGGGCCGGCCGCGGCAGCGCCACCGCGGCCCTCAATCGCATCCTGCGCCGGAAGAAGACCGAACAGGCGTCGGGTGTGCGGAAGGTGCACGCCGTGAAGGCGGTCTCCTTCACGGCGTACCGGGGAGAGGCGATCGGGCTCATCGGCACGAACGGGTCCGGAAAGTCCACGCTGCTCAAGGCCGTCGCCGGACTGCTCCCGGTGGAGCACGGGCGGATCTACACGGACGGTCAGCCCTCGCTGCTCGGTGTGAACGCCGCCCTGATGAACGACCTGACCGGCGAACGCAACGTCCATCTCGGCGGCCTCGCCATGGGAATGTCCCGGGAACAGGTGCGCGAGCGGTATCAGGAGATCGTCGACTTCTCCGGCATCAACGAGAAGGGCGACTTCATCACGCTGCCCATGCGGACGTACTCGTCCGGTATGGCCGCACGGCTCCGTTTCTCCATCGCCGCGGCCAAGGACCATGACGTGCTGATGATCGACGAGGCCCTGGCCACGGGGGATCGCTCCTTTCAGAAGCGCTCCGAGGCTCGGATCCGGGAGTTGCGGAAGAGTGCGGGGACGGTCTTTCTCGTGAGCCACAACAACAAGTCGATCCGTGACACGTGCGATCGGGTGCTGTGGCTGGAGCGGGGGGAGTTGCGGATGGACGGGGGTACGGAGGAAGTGCTGAAGGAGTACGAGAAGTTCACCGGAGGTGGGGGGAAAGCCCCCTGA
- a CDS encoding ABC transporter permease, producing MSQVLHTPPPAPDPVPASAALPDDAAALAARYGLTVSGARPTLPAYVRQLWARRHFITAFATAKLTAQYSQAKLGQVWQVATPLLNAAVYYFIFGELMGTSRGVPDYIPFLVTGVFVWTFTQSSIMAGTRAISGSLGLVRALHFPRAALPVSYALQQLQQLLFSMAALFVILLCVGVPVSASWLLAVPALALQFVFNAGVAMIMARMGARTPDIAQLMPFVLRTWMYVSGVMWSIDRVLTAHQDMPHIVLVALECNPAAVYIDLMRFALIDTFHASQLPHHVWALAVGWALLAGVGGFIYFWKAEETYGRG from the coding sequence GTGAGTCAGGTCCTCCACACACCGCCCCCGGCACCCGACCCGGTGCCGGCGTCGGCCGCCCTGCCCGACGACGCCGCGGCACTCGCCGCCCGTTACGGCCTCACGGTCAGCGGCGCCCGTCCCACACTGCCCGCGTACGTCCGCCAGTTGTGGGCACGCCGGCACTTCATCACGGCGTTCGCCACGGCCAAGCTCACCGCCCAGTACAGCCAGGCGAAGCTCGGCCAGGTCTGGCAGGTGGCCACGCCCCTGCTGAACGCGGCGGTCTACTACTTCATCTTCGGCGAGCTCATGGGCACGAGCCGCGGCGTGCCGGACTACATCCCGTTCCTGGTCACCGGCGTCTTCGTGTGGACGTTCACCCAGAGCTCGATCATGGCGGGCACCCGGGCGATCTCCGGCAGCCTCGGCCTGGTGCGCGCCCTGCACTTCCCGCGGGCCGCGCTCCCGGTGTCGTACGCGCTGCAACAGCTCCAGCAGCTGCTGTTCTCGATGGCCGCGCTGTTCGTGATCCTGCTCTGCGTCGGCGTGCCCGTGAGTGCGTCCTGGCTGCTGGCCGTTCCCGCCCTGGCACTGCAGTTCGTGTTCAACGCGGGCGTGGCGATGATCATGGCCCGGATGGGCGCGAGGACGCCGGACATCGCACAGCTGATGCCGTTCGTGCTGCGCACCTGGATGTACGTGTCCGGTGTCATGTGGAGCATCGACAGGGTGCTCACCGCCCACCAGGACATGCCGCACATCGTGCTGGTCGCCCTGGAGTGCAACCCGGCCGCGGTCTACATCGACCTGATGCGGTTCGCGCTCATCGACACCTTCCACGCGAGCCAGCTGCCCCACCACGTGTGGGCGCTCGCGGTCGGCTGGGCACTGCTCGCCGGCGTCGGCGGCTTCATCTACTTCTGGAAGGCAGAGGAGACGTACGGCCGTGGCTGA
- a CDS encoding TetR/AcrR family transcriptional regulator, with product MTTNADGAPESPQQPRRRTPAGAAVLREDVTEAIRAAVFEELAAVGYARMSIEGIARRAGVGKTAVYRRWRSKLHLVLDLVSAVAVQGLPAPDTGSLEGDLRLLYEVTSRALRHPVASQIIPDLQAEAARNPDIAEAMQKALREGQEGVASGIVAAAERRGEVRTGIDDELALDLISGPLYWRSVVIRSPKLPKGYLESLARATAVALKAL from the coding sequence ATGACGACGAACGCCGACGGGGCCCCAGAGAGCCCGCAGCAGCCGCGCCGCCGGACTCCCGCCGGAGCGGCGGTGCTCCGGGAGGATGTGACGGAGGCCATCAGGGCGGCCGTCTTCGAGGAACTCGCGGCCGTCGGATACGCGCGGATGTCCATCGAGGGGATCGCGCGCCGCGCGGGCGTGGGCAAGACCGCGGTGTACCGCAGGTGGCGTTCAAAGCTGCACCTGGTGCTCGACCTGGTGTCGGCGGTCGCGGTGCAGGGGCTGCCGGCACCGGACACGGGCTCCCTGGAGGGCGACCTGCGTCTCCTGTACGAGGTCACGTCCCGCGCCCTGCGTCACCCTGTCGCCTCGCAGATCATCCCCGACCTTCAGGCCGAGGCCGCCCGCAATCCGGACATCGCCGAGGCCATGCAGAAGGCCCTGCGGGAGGGGCAGGAGGGCGTCGCCAGCGGCATCGTGGCCGCGGCGGAGCGGCGCGGCGAGGTCCGTACGGGCATCGACGACGAACTGGCGCTCGACCTGATCTCCGGACCGCTGTACTGGCGCTCGGTGGTGATCCGCAGCCCCAAGCTGCCGAAGGGGTACCTGGAGAGCCTGGCCCGGGCCACGGCGGTGGCGCTCAAGGCGTTGTAA
- the galE gene encoding UDP-glucose 4-epimerase GalE has protein sequence MTWLITGGAGYIGAHVVRAMTEAGERAVVYDDLSTGIAERVPDGVPLVVGSTLDGERVARALKDHAVTGVVHLAAKKQVGESVDLPLHYYRENVEGLRMLLQAVTAAAVPSFVFSSSAAVYGMPDVSLVTEETPCVPMSPYGETKLAGEWLVRATGRAHGLSTASLRYFNVAGAAAPELADTGVFNLIPMVFEKLTEGAPPRVFGDDYPTPDGTCVRDYIHVADLADAHVAAARRLAAAPGTDLTLNIGRGEGVSVREMIDRINEVTGRTLDPTVTPRRPGDPPRVVASADRIAAELAWKAKYDVHDMITSAWEGWVRLHPEARKD, from the coding sequence ATGACCTGGCTGATCACCGGCGGCGCCGGCTACATCGGGGCGCACGTCGTCCGTGCGATGACCGAGGCGGGCGAACGGGCCGTGGTGTACGACGACCTGTCCACCGGGATCGCCGAGCGCGTGCCCGACGGGGTGCCGCTGGTCGTCGGCTCGACCCTGGACGGGGAGCGGGTGGCCCGCGCGCTGAAGGACCACGCGGTCACGGGCGTCGTCCATCTGGCGGCGAAGAAGCAGGTCGGCGAGTCCGTGGACCTGCCGCTGCACTACTACCGCGAGAACGTCGAGGGGCTGCGGATGCTCCTGCAGGCGGTCACGGCCGCCGCGGTGCCGTCCTTCGTGTTCTCGTCCTCCGCGGCGGTGTACGGCATGCCGGACGTCAGCCTGGTGACCGAGGAAACACCCTGTGTGCCGATGAGCCCGTACGGCGAGACCAAGCTGGCGGGCGAGTGGCTGGTCCGCGCCACGGGCCGCGCCCACGGCCTGTCGACGGCTTCCCTGCGCTACTTCAACGTGGCGGGCGCCGCGGCGCCGGAACTGGCCGACACGGGCGTCTTCAACCTGATCCCCATGGTCTTCGAGAAGCTCACCGAGGGTGCGCCCCCGCGGGTCTTCGGCGACGACTACCCGACCCCCGACGGCACGTGCGTCCGCGACTACATCCACGTCGCCGACCTCGCGGACGCCCATGTGGCGGCCGCCCGCCGCCTGGCCGCCGCCCCCGGCACGGACCTGACCCTCAACATCGGCCGCGGTGAGGGCGTCTCCGTCCGCGAGATGATCGACCGGATCAACGAGGTCACCGGCCGCACGCTCGACCCGACCGTCACCCCGCGGCGCCCCGGTGACCCGCCCCGTGTCGTCGCCTCCGCCGACCGCATCGCCGCGGAACTGGCCTGGAAGGCCAAGTACGACGTCCACGACATGATCACGTCGGCCTGGGAGGGCTGGGTGCGGCTCCATCCCGAGGCCCGGAAGGACTAG
- a CDS encoding glycosyltransferase family 2 protein, whose amino-acid sequence MRPIQAIPPHRSQVCVVVIGYDDAAHVTEAVRSALAQGPAVREVIAVDDCSADGSADLLDRLALDEPRLKVLRRKVNSGGCGSPRNDGIDAATAPYVMFLDSDDVLPPGAVDALLDAAAGRGAEVAAGLCVRRELPSGREVPWQPELYARAALVKHPSRRTHLVHDTLCVNKLYRTDFLREHGIRFPEGRFPYEDFVFTARVLAAGPRVALIPDTVYVWHVRRSAERLSISLDRADVGNWRSRITAHALSYDILLAAGEKRLARATRARFLDHSLRMYARELDQRGPEYRREWWALTRAYLATFDAADLALAPAPGRVVAQVVTASEEPRDLTRVKEVSARPARLRPPYARLADGTPVWSADLTQVTLEHLLFRPVRLLPVAVDAELRPRARATRLRLRLHELYGRMADAAPASVDAEFVNRHDGVVGLTVTAEFLPDDPDPVDDGSDPDSWTAEAAVDLAALGSGIWDLRLRLRFHDGTSRETTAHAVAGPGLLRRSVVPNGRHGLLLVHPYATHAGSLALRLAPGWRGMTTVVRRRMRRLLH is encoded by the coding sequence ATGCGACCCATCCAAGCCATACCTCCCCACCGGTCACAGGTGTGCGTCGTGGTCATCGGGTACGACGACGCCGCCCATGTGACGGAGGCGGTGCGCTCGGCCCTCGCGCAGGGGCCCGCCGTCCGCGAGGTGATCGCCGTGGACGACTGCTCGGCCGACGGCAGCGCGGATCTCCTGGACCGCCTCGCCCTCGACGAACCACGCCTGAAGGTGCTCCGCCGCAAGGTCAACAGCGGGGGTTGCGGCAGCCCGCGCAACGACGGGATCGACGCCGCCACGGCCCCGTACGTGATGTTCCTGGACAGCGACGACGTCCTGCCGCCCGGCGCCGTGGACGCGCTCCTCGACGCGGCCGCCGGGCGCGGGGCCGAGGTCGCCGCCGGGCTGTGTGTGCGCCGCGAGCTGCCCTCCGGCCGCGAGGTCCCCTGGCAGCCCGAGCTGTACGCCAGGGCCGCCCTGGTGAAGCACCCGTCCCGCCGCACCCACCTGGTCCACGACACCCTCTGCGTCAACAAGCTCTACCGCACCGACTTCCTGCGCGAGCACGGCATCCGCTTCCCCGAAGGACGCTTCCCCTACGAGGACTTCGTCTTCACCGCGCGCGTGCTCGCCGCCGGTCCGCGCGTCGCGCTGATCCCGGACACGGTGTACGTCTGGCACGTGCGCCGGAGCGCCGAGCGGCTGTCGATCTCGCTGGACCGGGCGGATGTCGGCAACTGGCGGTCCAGGATCACCGCCCACGCCCTCTCGTACGACATCCTCCTCGCCGCCGGTGAGAAGCGGCTGGCGCGGGCGACGCGCGCGCGGTTCCTCGACCACTCGCTGCGGATGTACGCGCGCGAGCTGGATCAGCGCGGTCCCGAGTACCGGAGGGAGTGGTGGGCCCTCACGCGCGCGTACCTAGCGACGTTCGACGCGGCCGACCTCGCGCTCGCCCCGGCGCCGGGACGGGTCGTCGCACAGGTCGTGACGGCCTCCGAGGAGCCCCGCGACCTGACCCGCGTCAAGGAGGTCTCGGCGCGCCCGGCCCGGCTGCGGCCGCCGTACGCACGGCTCGCGGACGGTACGCCGGTCTGGTCCGCCGACCTGACCCAGGTGACTCTGGAACACCTGCTGTTCCGGCCCGTACGCCTCCTCCCCGTGGCCGTCGACGCGGAACTGCGGCCACGCGCGCGTGCCACCCGGCTGCGGCTGCGCCTGCACGAGCTGTACGGGCGGATGGCGGACGCGGCGCCGGCGTCCGTGGACGCCGAGTTCGTGAACCGGCACGACGGGGTGGTCGGGCTCACGGTGACGGCGGAGTTCCTGCCCGACGACCCCGATCCCGTCGACGACGGCTCGGACCCCGACTCATGGACGGCCGAGGCGGCCGTCGACCTCGCGGCGCTCGGGTCCGGCATCTGGGACCTGCGCCTTCGGCTGCGCTTCCACGACGGCACGAGCCGCGAGACCACCGCGCACGCCGTCGCGGGCCCGGGCCTGCTGCGCCGCTCCGTCGTGCCCAACGGCCGGCACGGGCTGCTGCTCGTCCATCCGTACGCGACCCACGCGGGCTCGCTCGCGCTGCGACTGGCGCCCGGCTGGCGTGGAATGACCACCGTGGTGCGCCGCAGAATGAGGCGTTTGCTTCACTGA